The genomic interval GTGCAATTAGTTTTTCATGAATGGTCATAGCTATGCTCCTTTTGTTAGGTTGATAAGAATATTTTATTTCCTTCTTGGCGTATATGCAAGGCAGACAATATTTTTGTATAATAAAAAGGAATACAGTTATGCGATGCGTGTGTTATTTTAATAGGATTATATTTAATTCAGGAGATTTGGGGCGTTAGTTATGAAAAAGGACAAAGTAATGCGGTGTTTATTGGGCTTGATTTTAGTTGGTATTGCCGTGTTTGTTAGTATGTCATATATTAAGAGTTTTCATGGGGAACATGCACTGCCTGGAGCAAGTGTGGAATTAAAGACGCGAGAAGATGCCACGAAAGAGGAAAAGAAGGCAGAAAAGATAGAGATTAAATATTATGTGACTGAACATGATACTTTGGAGAAGATTAGTTATCGAATGTATGGAACGGGATCATATGCAGAGAAAATTGCGCAATATAACGAAATCAGTGATGTGAATAGAATCAATTCTGGGGATGTTTTATTTATTCCAATAGAAGAATAGGTACAATCGTAGTAAGGTTTAGAGAGTATGGAGTGTCATAAAAA from Massilibacillus massiliensis carries:
- a CDS encoding LysM peptidoglycan-binding domain-containing protein encodes the protein MKKDKVMRCLLGLILVGIAVFVSMSYIKSFHGEHALPGASVELKTREDATKEEKKAEKIEIKYYVTEHDTLEKISYRMYGTGSYAEKIAQYNEISDVNRINSGDVLFIPIEE